In Desulfatirhabdium butyrativorans DSM 18734, the genomic window AGCCATCGCTCACCGCTTCAACAACCAGCTTCACGTGGTGATGGGAAACCTGCAGATGGGCATCGATGATGTGCCCGAAGGCACCGAAACCCGCATCATTCTCAAGGAAGCCTACGAAGCCGCCAAACGGGCCGCAACGGTCAGCGGCATGATGCTGACCTATCTGGGGCACAAACCGGGGGGGAAGCAGCGGGTGGATCTGTCGGCCGAGATTCGAAAAAGCCTGCCGCTGCTCGAGGCGATGGCGCCAAGGGGGTTTCGCATCGAAGCCGATCTTCCGGTGCAGGGCGGCCCCATCCTCCACGCCAATGCCGAGCTGCTTCAACAGATGGTTACCAATCTCGCGGTGAACGCATGGGAGGCAGGCACAGGGGAGCCCTACTCCATCCGGATCACGCTTCAGACGATTGAAGGAGAGCGGATTCCTCCGGAAAGCGGGTGGTATCCGGCCGATTGGAAACCGGGATTGCAACCCTATGCCTGCATCTCGGTGGCGGATGCGGGTGGCGGGATTCCCGAGGCGGATATGGATCGGCTATTCGACCCGTTTTTCACCACCAAAGCCCTGGGCAGGGGCATGGGGCTTGCGGTGGTTCTGGGAATCGTTCAGGGACACGAAGGCGGAATCACGATTTGCAGCCAACCGGGAAAAGGCACGGTGGTGAATGTCTTCTTGCCGCTGGCAGAGCATCCCTGATCTTGGACAGTGGGCAGTGGGCGCTCTTAGGCACGTCGTGTTTGAAATATTGGAACAGGAGTGTAATATGGAAAAACGAATTCTTCTGGTGGATGATGAAGCACCGATTTTGAACATGATGACCCGGGCATTCACGCGGGCCGGGTATGATGTGGCGACAGCGCAGAGCGCTGAACAGGCCCTCGAAATGATCAAGACCTACAAGTACATGGTCTTTTTCCTGGACCTGAACCTTCCCGGCATGAACGGCATCGACCTGTGCCGGATCATCCGCAGGGACAACCCGCTGACCATCGTCTTTGCGGTGACAGGCTACGCAAACACCTTCGAGGTGTTCGAGTGCCGACAGGCCGGGTTCGAGGATTACTTTACCAAACCGGTGGACATCCAGCAGTTGATCGATGCGGCGGAGAGGGCTTTCGACAAATTGGCGCGCTGGAAACGTGAAAAGTAAACGATTCGTTGGGCGCATCGGTTACAGATGACAGAACTTCTGAAGGAGCTGTTATGAGTTACCTCGAACTGGTTCTCAATTTGTCGCTCCTCGTGTCGTTGAGTCTCGTCAGCGGATTCATCGAAAAACGATGGCCGCAGCGGACGCAGGCGGGCGTCTGGTTGCAGGGGGTGCTGTTCGGGACCGTATCGGTCATCGGCATGCTGAAGCCCTTCGTGCTTGGACCGGGCCTCATCTTCGACGGCCGCACCGTCATGGTGAGCCTGGGTGCCTTGTTTTTCGGAGCTCAGGCCGCACTCATTGCAGCGATACCGCCGGTTCTTTGCCGGATCGCCATCGGCGGCCCCGGGGTATATATGGGGGTGGCAACGGTTGTGAGCGCTGCTGTGATCGGATGGCTTGCACGCAAGTTCATCCATATCGAAAACAATCCGCCTTCTGCAACGCAGCTCTATCTCTTCGGAATTGCGGTTCATCTCGTCATGCTATGCTGTATGCTCCTGTTGCCTGGCGGGCTGCGTCTTCTCTCGCTCGAGCGAATCGGACCACCGGTTGTTCTGGCCTATCCGATCGCCACCGTTTTGGCCGGAAAAGTCCTCTCCGATCAACTGCGCTCCATCCAGCGCGAACGAATGCTCCAACAGACGAAGCAGCAGCTCGACATCACTTTGCACGCCATCGCGGATGGCATCATTGCCGTGGATACCGAAGGCCGGGTGGAAATGATGAATCCGGCTGCAGAAGCCCTGACGGGCTGGAGTCGGGATAAGGCCGTCGGCA contains:
- a CDS encoding response regulator codes for the protein MEKRILLVDDEAPILNMMTRAFTRAGYDVATAQSAEQALEMIKTYKYMVFFLDLNLPGMNGIDLCRIIRRDNPLTIVFAVTGYANTFEVFECRQAGFEDYFTKPVDIQQLIDAAERAFDKLARWKREK
- a CDS encoding two-component system sensor histidine kinase NtrB, with translation MNEHREEANKTELLAMVLEATGAGTWEWNIESGEVVFNERTAEIIGYDLKDLQPFHIDQWMALCHPEDAPHAQQMLKAHFRGKQPYLIAECRMKHQQGRWVWVETRGRVVERDEAGKPLRMMGTHIDITQRKRAEEERKQIEAVNYQLQKAESLGRMAAAIAHRFNNQLHVVMGNLQMGIDDVPEGTETRIILKEAYEAAKRAATVSGMMLTYLGHKPGGKQRVDLSAEIRKSLPLLEAMAPRGFRIEADLPVQGGPILHANAELLQQMVTNLAVNAWEAGTGEPYSIRITLQTIEGERIPPESGWYPADWKPGLQPYACISVADAGGGIPEADMDRLFDPFFTTKALGRGMGLAVVLGIVQGHEGGITICSQPGKGTVVNVFLPLAEHP